The Mucilaginibacter mallensis genome has a segment encoding these proteins:
- a CDS encoding class I SAM-dependent methyltransferase, which yields MIAAIKNYIKSHVVPSHVIEKGSAEAYDIWSANYDDQPGNLMIDLDEQLFSNMLHNTNISNKLVADIGCGSGRHWSKLLGRKPMELTGFDVSAGMLSKLKGKFPESNVKRITDDLFSDVPDASFDMIVSTLTVAHIEDIDAAMQAWSRILKYDAEIMITDFHPRILAYGGQRTFKHEHKSIAVKNYVHPVFSIVEILQRYDFHLTGQEELIIDETMKHYYEKQNALPVYNKYKGFPVIYGIYLKRGDVA from the coding sequence ATGATAGCAGCCATAAAAAACTATATTAAAAGCCATGTTGTACCATCGCATGTAATTGAAAAGGGGAGTGCTGAGGCGTATGATATCTGGTCGGCTAATTATGACGACCAGCCCGGCAACTTGATGATCGACCTGGATGAGCAATTATTCAGCAACATGCTTCATAATACCAATATCAGTAATAAGCTGGTGGCGGATATCGGCTGCGGGTCGGGCAGGCACTGGTCAAAATTACTGGGCAGAAAGCCAATGGAATTAACCGGCTTTGATGTATCAGCGGGGATGCTGAGTAAGCTGAAGGGAAAATTCCCTGAATCGAATGTAAAGCGTATTACCGATGACCTTTTTTCTGATGTGCCCGATGCTTCGTTTGATATGATCGTATCAACCCTTACCGTGGCCCATATTGAAGATATTGACGCCGCCATGCAGGCTTGGAGCAGGATCTTAAAGTATGATGCGGAGATCATGATCACCGATTTTCATCCCCGTATTTTAGCCTATGGCGGGCAGCGTACCTTTAAGCACGAGCATAAAAGCATCGCCGTAAAAAACTATGTGCACCCGGTATTCAGCATTGTAGAAATTTTGCAGCGCTATGATTTTCATTTAACCGGACAAGAGGAATTGATAATAGATGAAACGATGAAGCACTATTACGAAAAGCAAAATGCGCTGCCGGTTTATAATAAATACAAGGGTTTTCCCGTGATATATGGTATCTATTTAAAACGTGGCGATGTGGCTTAA
- a CDS encoding B12-binding domain-containing radical SAM protein, with the protein MNKVLLFNPKSAEKKYRIPNSILNIAASVDGKYNWAIIDGNCEANPIQKIESYLNTGEYKYLGFTVMPGPQLRQAIIAAKIVKERFPHTKMIWGGYFPSNHSDSVLYSGYVDFIINGPGDHAFPLLIDALENDQPFEFIKNLIYKDSRDGKIFKTAKEDLIDQDSLPPLPYDKLNNFYNLTKFLGKTYLGQKTMAYHSSIGCPFTCSFCAVVPIYEARWKAKSAQNVYKDVKYIKDKWGADSIEFHDNNFFVSEKRAVEFSRLIAPENMTWWGMARIDTMSKFKDSSLQAIRDAGCKCIFFGAESGNNAILEQMDKGGTQTGDQIIEFAERLKKFDIIPEYSFVLGTPAPTPEQVQAQIDFEIDFIKQVKAVNPKTEIIIYTYSPVPTPGSELYKQVLESGFKFPQTLEDWISPAWENFDLRKNPLTPWLTPEMIDKIRNFETVLNGVYPTVTDIRMSELKKRTIRLLSGIRYRANLYQYPYEIKLLQRFWKYRQPEIQGF; encoded by the coding sequence ATGAATAAAGTTTTGCTGTTTAACCCGAAAAGCGCCGAGAAAAAATACCGGATTCCGAACTCTATTTTAAACATCGCCGCCTCGGTTGATGGCAAATATAATTGGGCTATTATTGATGGTAATTGTGAGGCCAATCCGATACAAAAAATAGAATCGTACCTGAATACCGGCGAATACAAATACCTGGGCTTTACCGTAATGCCCGGCCCGCAACTAAGGCAGGCCATTATAGCAGCGAAGATCGTTAAAGAAAGATTCCCGCATACTAAAATGATCTGGGGCGGGTATTTTCCGTCGAATCATTCGGATTCTGTATTGTATTCGGGTTATGTTGATTTTATTATCAATGGCCCCGGGGATCATGCTTTTCCTTTACTGATCGATGCGCTGGAAAACGACCAGCCTTTTGAGTTTATCAAAAATTTGATCTATAAGGATAGCAGGGATGGCAAGATCTTTAAAACGGCCAAAGAAGACCTCATCGACCAGGATTCATTGCCCCCGTTACCTTATGATAAGCTGAACAATTTTTATAACCTTACCAAGTTTCTGGGGAAAACATATTTGGGCCAAAAGACTATGGCTTATCACTCCAGTATTGGTTGCCCGTTCACCTGTTCCTTTTGCGCCGTAGTGCCTATTTATGAAGCAAGATGGAAGGCAAAATCAGCCCAGAACGTTTATAAAGACGTAAAATATATTAAGGATAAATGGGGCGCGGATTCGATAGAGTTTCATGATAATAACTTCTTTGTATCAGAGAAACGGGCGGTTGAATTTTCAAGATTGATAGCACCCGAAAACATGACCTGGTGGGGAATGGCGCGGATTGACACCATGAGTAAATTCAAGGATTCATCGTTACAAGCCATTCGCGACGCAGGTTGTAAGTGCATATTTTTTGGTGCCGAAAGCGGCAACAACGCCATACTGGAGCAGATGGACAAAGGCGGCACCCAAACCGGCGACCAGATCATAGAGTTTGCTGAGCGGCTAAAGAAATTCGACATTATACCTGAATATTCCTTTGTATTGGGTACACCCGCGCCAACGCCTGAGCAGGTACAGGCACAGATAGACTTTGAGATAGATTTTATAAAACAGGTAAAGGCGGTGAACCCCAAAACGGAGATCATCATTTATACCTATAGTCCGGTGCCAACGCCGGGGTCTGAATTATACAAGCAGGTATTAGAAAGCGGTTTTAAATTCCCACAAACTTTGGAGGACTGGATCAGCCCGGCCTGGGAAAATTTCGATCTGCGCAAAAACCCGCTTACGCCCTGGTTAACGCCGGAGATGATAGACAAGATCAGAAACTTTGAAACGGTACTGAACGGCGTTTACCCAACGGTAACCGATATCCGTATGAGCGAGCTGAAAAAGAGAACTATCAGGCTGCTATCAGGCATCAGGTACCGGGCAAATTTGTACCAGTACCCTTATGAGATAAAGCTGTTGCAACGATTCTGGAAATATCGCCAGCCGGAGATACAAGGCTTTTAA